From a region of the Torulaspora globosa chromosome 7, complete sequence genome:
- a CDS encoding PDPK1 family serine/threonine-protein kinase (ancestral locus Anc_3.92) → MTIAGEDSRPLLPTDEYQIASQLAKKHGVVQRGSANFSIRSSSNRNISHLYVKKPAPLEKALTDTDNFIEIHAKRAHQMEGSEDESKPAEAVDGSSTYSLESEDASEKSLGEGTASTGDEKDYLDLGHQMDLDPRLKKQREEWAERGAAKILREVTNPETGKTTKHVVKKGIKDFIFGDTLGDGSYSTVLLATSKESGKKYAVKVLSKEYLIRQKKVKYVNIEKSALQRLNNSRGIIKLFFTFQDESSLYFLLEYAPNGDFLSVMKKFGSLSEECACYYAAQIIDSISLLHSRGIIHRDMKPENILLDKNMKIKLTDFGTAKILDPEPDSTDSFDLFSRSKSFVGTAEYVSPELLNDNYVDFRCDIWAFGCILFQMIAGKPPFKATNEYLTFQKVMKVQYAFTAGFPLVIRDLVKGILVKQPDQRLTIPQIQKHHFFKDVNFKDGSIWERPAPEIQPYKVNAKSMQPIPALSTSTGTSRRPVLTRPYAKSTSNLPSNSGSSGSSNLGKLPPASATPTQKKALDERTAQILRNAKRAVGNRKIANQNRRTTSGAASAASVALAGKVSDPPSPMVTIGSQSSALQHRTKPPATYRSSSSLSSPQMNGSDLPSKSPPAPSGTTSSSAKAPSSQRVASEKTTSHTMNKTDVIWSYYLKNIDEHVLGVGEISLAVTTTDYLEKRVSKAHGSLDDPVYVPNSSKTRLSQVVRAGGDVTGFRTDSNQSLPAEATFYEQTYFDHDNVSMDYKKPGGELPQSPTSERKVAGSPVESNGSDDVGNLAITEKFKKLFHHSSNKLENVHEPIETGDFFKRMLLVTNHGRCLVLLKKLKSTPGTAANYQSIYDIDLCQQGTRLKEITLPAADNDYRMFAIQTPYNSFVCKTSKESIDSWLRTISGAMRSGHGYFMAKFRKGDNVRSEAFAAARLASPGLTHGARFSDRGDSSSTVHPSSPSKAFDTGSPNTSVNDSKQDTNGGTSATAKSGRFFESFINSRERTSKKHASPVPLPTKLVNGLPPVSSPTSLRSSDPHHDPGSPAATSSEARRIATFGVPDHHHDPGSPAATAKEARKIVTTANSRLLARSEQSLRSPK, encoded by the coding sequence ATGACGATAGCGGGAGAAGATTCGAGGCCTTTATTGCCAACAGATGAATATCAGATCGCCTCGCAATTGGCGAAGAAGCATGGTGTGGTTCAGCGAGGGTCAGCCAATTTCTCAATCAGAAGCTCATCTAATCGAAATATCTCTCATTTGTATGTAAAGAAGCCGGCTCCTTTGGAAAAAGCATTGACAGACACAGATAATTTCATTGAAATACATGCCAAAAGAGCACATCAAATGGAGGGCAGCGAGGACGAGAGCAAGCCTGCAGAAGCAGTAGATGGATCCAGTACCTATTCCTTGGAAAGTGAGGACGCTAGCGAGAAGTCGCTTGGCGAAGGAACCGCATCAACCGGGGATGAGAAGGACTATTTGGACTTGGGACATCAAATGGATTTGGACCCGCGACTCAAGAAACAACGGGAGGAATGGGCTGAAAGAGGTGCAGCCAAGATACTCCGGGAGGTAACGAATCCAGAAACAGGGAAAACCACGAAACATGTTGTTAAAAAGGGAATTAAGGACTTCATTTTTGGAGATACCCTGGGAGACGGTTCCTATTCAACAGTATTGTTGGCTACATCGAAGGAAAGTGGGAAGAAATATGCAGTGAAGGTACTCAGCAAGGAGTATCTGATACGCCAAAAGAAAGTGAAATATGTTAATATCGAGAAAAGCGCCTTACAAAGGCTGAATAACTCAAGGGGTATAATCAAGctttttttcacttttcaGGATGAATCCAGCCTTTATTTTCTTTTGGAATATGCACCGAACGGTGATTTCCTATCAGTTATGAAGAAATTTGGGTCTCTAAGTGAGGAATGTGCCTGTTATTATGCTGCTCAGATCATTGATTCAATCAGTTTATTGCATTCAAGAGGCATAATCCACAGAGATATGAAGCCTGAAAATATACTGTTGGATAAAAATATGAAGATTAAACTGACTGATTTTGGGACGGCCAAGATTTTGGACCCCGAACCAGATTCAACCGATTCCTTCGACTTATTTTCCAGATCTAAGTCCTTTGTCGGTACGGCTGAGTATGTGTCACCAGAACTTCTGAATGATAACTACGTTGACTTCCGCTGCGATATTTGGGCCTTCGGTTGCATATTATTTCAGATGATCGCGGGTAAGCCACCTTTCAAAGCAACGAATGAATATTTAACATTCCAGAAAGTTATGAAAGTTCAATACGCCTTTACGGCAGGCTTTCCACTGGTAATTAGAGATTTGGTGAAAGGTATTCTAGTCAAGCAGCCCGATCAAAGATTAACTATCCCACAGATCCAGAAACATcactttttcaaagatgtAAATTTCAAAGACGGCTCTATTTGGGAACGCCCTGCGCCAGAGATTCAGCCATACAAAGTGAATGCTAAGTCCATGCAGCCTATACCCGCTTTGAGCACCAGCACTGGGACTTCTAGGCGCCCTGTTCTTACAAGACCTTATGCCAAATCAACCTCGAACCTGCCAAGTAACTCAGGTTCAAGTGGATCATCAAATTTAGGCAAGCTGCCCCCCGCTTCTGCCACTCCAACTCAGAAGAAAGCGTTGGATGAAAGAACGGCTCAAATATTACGCAACGCAAAACGTGCTGTTGGAAATCGGAAGATTGCCAATCAAAACAGGCGGACTACTAGCGGggctgcttctgcagcttcagTTGCTTTGGCGGGAAAAGTTTCCGATCCGCCTTCACCTATGGTTACCATTGGATCCCAGTCAAGTGCACTGCAGCACAGAACCAAACCGCCAGCAACTTATAGAAGTTCAAGTTCGCTCTCAAGCCCGCAAATGAACGGTAGCGACCTTCCTTCTAAATCACCACCCGCTCCCTCTGGAACTACTTCTAGTTCCGCAAAAGCGCCCAGCTCCCAAAGGGTTGCGTCAGAAAAAACCACTTCACATACAATGAATAAAACTGACGTCATATGGTCGTACtatttgaagaatatcGATGAGCATGTTTTGGGTGTGGGTGAAATTAGTCTAGCTGTCACAACGACGGACTACTTGGAAAAGCGCGTAAGCAAAGCACATGGGTCGTTAGATGATCCTGTTTACGTCCCTAATTCAAGTAAAACCCGCTTGTCGCAGGTCGTCAGAGCGGGTGGCGACGTTACTGGTTTTCGCACTGATTCTAACCAGAGCCTACCTGCAGAAGCTACTTTTTACGAGCAAACGTATTTTGATCATGATAACGTTTCAATGGACTACAAGAAGCCGGGGGGAGAGTTGCCTCAGAGTCCCACTAGTGAGAGGAAAGTAGCGGGTTCGCCGGTAGAATCCAACGGCTCAGACGATGTAGGAAATCTTGCCATCAcagagaagttcaagaaactttTCCACCACTCTAGCAACAAACTGGAGAACGTCCATGAACCAATAGAAACGGGAGACTTTTTTAAAAGGATGCTTCTAGTGACCAACCACGGACGCTGTTTAGTTCTGCtaaagaaactgaaaagCACCCCAGGCACAGCTGCGAATTATCAGTCGATTTACGACATTGATTTGTGTCAGCAAGGTACAAGATTAAAGGAAATTACACTGCCTGCCGCCGACAATGACTACAGAATGTTTGCAATACAAACTCCCTATAATTCCTTTGTATGCAAAACAAGCAAGGAAAGTATTGACAGTTGGCTTCGAACGATTTCTGGTGCAATGAGAAGCGGGCATGGCTATTTTATGGCGAAATTTCGAAAAGGTGATAACGTGAGAAGCGAAGCGTTTGCAGCTGCTAGATTGGCAAGTCCCGGATTGACTCATGGTGCAAGGTTTTCTGATAGAGGcgattcttcttcaacggTTCATCCATCCTCGCCGTCTAAAGCTTTCGACACGGGCAGTCCAAATACATCAGTAAATGATAGCAAGCAGGACACTAATGGCGGAACATCTGCAACGGCTAAGTCAGGCCGTTTCTTCGAAAGTTTCATCAACTCGAGGGAGAGAACATCGAAAAAGCATGCGAGCCCGGTGCCATTACCGACGAAATTGGTGAACGGACTTCCACCGGTGTCAAGTCCAACCAGCTTGAGATCATCCGATCCCCATCACGACCCGGGTAGTCCTGCTGCAACTTCCAGCGAGGCGCGTAGAATAGCCACTTTTGGAGTACCCGATCATCATCACGACCCAGGTAGTCCTGCTGCGACTGCGAAAGAGGCACGCAAGATAGTAACCACCGCTAATTCAAGGCTCTTGGCAAGAAGCGAACAGTCGTTGAGAAGCCCTAAATAG
- the SDD3 gene encoding Sdd3p (ancestral locus Anc_3.93) codes for MVFNKLISFQLDYAPQYHLTKYISSRTRLQLVHINHKSSPLVQGYFAVATECATDSGTPHTLEHLIFMGSHQHPFKGLLDTAGNLCMSSTNAWTATDQTVYTLTSAGWKGFKQLLPAYLDHILHPTLTDEACLTEVYHIDPQDLSDKGVVYSEMEAIESQNWFVTMLEKQRLMFKEGSGYRSETGGLTPNLRQLTSEDIRKFHKQSYSADNLCLIISGNIPEGELLEILQRWDDTLPKFELVGRKRPFVDSENSKIPESLSVMSESAVEFPELDESQAELLFSWIGEPYHAYVNDLAATMLMDYFTETVLAPFSKELIEIEEPYANSADYWTDDFSRTIINLGIHGVPTERLEETKQKVLQIMSTHEVDISRMRKVIDNYKWDYVLRCEKNGDTVLSQAVITDFLYGNEDGSSLEKSLKDLSDFDELQKWSQEKWQQFLHRLFVNNKPVIIKGVPSSSMYEQLQKEREELIQKRETVYGVEEKAKLHQLLSSAKSHNSKPIPSSLLKEFTIQDPSDSVNFITTRSITAIENFEHNDAADQVTKDILAQRPKDFPLFLHLEHYPSQFVEVHVLLNTNNIKDCTLLPYYHILEEIFSMPMEVEDGKIIPYEDVVSRLQSETIDSGVSMGLGNSATDLIDIRIRAKAENYAKAVEWIKHCLFDMVFDEKRVAVLLDNYLASIVELKREGDIMLESLTNRKLYSTRSLKKSADPLHVEDVLHQVSEDIRSGRYEQSVRPKIEIVREQLRSNFSKLSFLILGDALKIGPDVFKPWKSLIERFGSISSGQEVKLPPVPKLLDAISSLCKDPREKAFIITTPASESSYMNVITSVPLNMDYRHPDYAIVALASEYLQCVEGPFWKGIRGAGLAYGASVLGIPEANSWAFHIYRGADILKCYQVAKEIVEQHASGAIEIDELLLEGAASMIINRIATKENSYASAAIANFTDNFILKRGPHFNEYHIKRLSEVTIADIRNIIKKYFVNLFDAQKSCVFVSCHPSKLEVTQEFLEKEGFTVEVEELDDEEEEDELEEVSEE; via the coding sequence ATGGTTTTCAACAAGTTGATTTCATTCCAATTGGACTATGCCCCGCAGTACCATTTGACAAAGTACATATCCAGCAGAACTCGTCTGCAACTGGTTCACATAAACCACAAGTCTTCGCCGTTGGTGCAAGGTTACTTTGCAGTTGCCACAGAATGTGCAACAGATTCAGGAACTCCTCACACTTTGGAGCATTTGATCTTTATGGGATCGCACCAACATCCTTTCAAAGGGCTGTTGGACACGGCAGGTAATCTATGCATGTCGTCGACGAATGCTTGGACAGCCACCGACCAAACTGTGTACACTCTAACCAGCGCCGGCTGGAAGGGCTTCAAGCAGTTGTTGCCAGCCTACCTGGACCATATTTTGCATCCTACGCTGACCGATGAAGCCTGTCTGACAGAAGTTTATCATATAGACCCGCAAGACTTGAGCGACAAGGGCGTTGTTTATAGTGAAATGGAGGCGATTGAGTCACAGAACTGGTTTGTTACTATGCTGGAGAAGCAGAGACTAATGTTCAAGGAAGGCAGCGGTTACAGGTCTGAGACCGGGGGATTGACACCCAATCTAAGACAATTGACCAGCGAGGACATCAGGAAGTTTCACAAGCAGTCATACTCAGCGGATAATCTCTGCCTTATAATCAGTGGTAACATCCCCGAGGGTGAGCTGCTTGAGATTTTGCAGCGGTGGGATGATACTCTACCAAAATTTGAACTCGTGGGTCGTAAAAGGCCTTTTGTAGATTCTGAGAATTCGAAAATTCCTGAGAGCCTATCCGTAATGAGTGAATCTGCCGTTGAATTCCCAGAATTGGATGAGAGTCAAGCAGAATTACTGTTTTCTTGGATTGGGGAGCCCTATCACGCATATGTGAATGATTTGGCCGCGACCATGCTAATGGATTATTTCACTGAAACTGTCCTGGCGCCCTTCTCTAAAGAATTGATTGAAATTGAGGAACCGTACGCCAACTCCGCAGATTACTGGACAGACGACTTCAGCAGAACTATCATTAACCTGGGTATCCACGGTGTCCCAACTGAGAGGTTAGAAGAAACAAAACAAAAGGTGCTACAAATAATGAGTACGCATGAAGTGGACATCTCCAGGATGAGGAAAGTGATCGATAACTATAAGTGGGACTATGTGTTGAGATGTGAGAAGAATGGCGACACTGTCCTATCTCAGGCGGTTATCACCGACTTCCTTTATGGAAATGAGGATGGGTCTTCATTGGAGAAATCCCTGAAAGATCTTTCtgattttgatgaacttcaaaAGTGGtctcaagaaaaatggCAGCAATTTTTGCATCGTCTTTTTGTCAATAATAAGCCAGTCATTATTAAAGGCGTTCCCAGTTCATCAATGTATGAGCAACTAcagaaagagagagagGAACTGATTCAGAAAAGAGAGACTGTATATGGAGTTGAGGAGAAAGCgaagcttcatcaattgtTAAGCTCCGCCAAGTCACATAATAGCAAGCCCATTCCCTCATCACTACTAAAGGAGTTTACGATCCAGGATCCAAGTGACAGTGTGAATTTTATCACAACCAGAAGTATCACGGCAATCGAGAATTTTGAACACAATGATGCGGCCGACCAAGTAACGAAGGATATCTTAGCGCAAAGACCGAAAGATTTCCCCTTATTCCTTCATCTAGAACATTATCCTTCGCAATTTGTGGAAGTCCATGTTTTGTTGAACACAAATAACATTAAAGACTGCACCTTGCTACCTTATTATCATATATTAGAGGAGATATTCTCTATGCCAATGGAGGTGGAAGACGGTAAAATAATACCTTATGAGGACGTTGTGTCCCGCCTGCAATCGGAAACAATCGACTCTGGGGTCTCTATGGGCTTAGGAAATAGCGCAACCGATCTGATCGATATTAGAATCAGGGCGAAAGCTGAAAATTATGCTAAAGCCGTGGAGTGGATCAAGCATTGCCTTTTCGATATGGTTTTTGATGAGAAGCGTGTCGcagttcttcttgataattACTTGGCATCGATCGTAGAGCTAAAGAGAGAAGGCGACATTATGCTTGAATCACTAACTAACAGAAAATTGTACTCCACaagatctttgaagaaatccGCAGATCCTCTTCATGTCGAAGATGTCCTTCATCAGGTTTCAGAAGACATAAGAAGTGGTCGTTATGAGCAAAGCGTTAGACCAAAAATTGAGATTGTCAGAGAGCAATTGAGATCGAATTTTAGCAAGCTAAGCTTTTTGATTTTGGGAGATGCACTCAAAATCGGTCCCGATGTTTTCAAGCCCTGGAAATCCCTAATAGAGAGATTTGGTAGCATTTCCTCAGGCCAAGAAGTTAAACTTCCACCAGTACCTAAGTTGCTAGACGCCatctcttctctttgtaAGGATCCTCGGGAAAAGGCATTCATCATCACCACGCCAGCCTCTGAGTCGTCTTACATGAATGTTATTACCTCCGTTCCATTGAACATGGATTATCGTCATCCAGACTATGCAATCGTGGCCTTAGCTTCGGAATATTTGCAGTGCGTTGAAGGGCCATTTTGGAAAGGAATTCGTGGCGCTGGTCTTGCTTATGGCGCAAGCGTTTTGGGAATTCCGGAAGCGAACTCCTGGGCTTTCCACATCTACCGAGGTGCAGATATATTGAAATGCTACCAGgttgccaaagaaattGTTGAACAACATGCCTCAGGTGCTATTGAGATTGATGAACTACTGCTCGAGGGAGCCGCCAGCATGATAATTAACAGAATAGCTACAAAGGAAAACAGCTATGCATCAGCAGCTATTGCTAACTTCACTGATAATTTTATTCTAAAGCGTGGGCCTCACTTTAATGAATACCATATAAAGAGGCTATCCGAGGTCACCATCGCAGATATTCGGAACATAATAAAGAAGTACTTCGTTAATCTCTTCGATGCGCAAAAGAGCTGCGTTTTTGTCAGTTGCCATCCTTCGAAGCTGGAAGTAACTCAAGAGTTTCTGGAAAAAGAAGGCTTTACAGTtgaggttgaagaacttgatgatgaggaggaggaggacgagcttgaagaagtttctgaGGAATAA